Sequence from the Sphingomonas sp. SORGH_AS_0950 genome:
CACACCGACTTCCAGTCGGAAGTGTACGTCCTGTCGAAGGAAGAAGGCGGCCGTCACACCCCGTTCTTCGCGAACTATCGTCCGCAGTTCTACTTCCGCACGACCGACGTGACCGGCACCGTCGAGCTGCCCGAGGGCACCGAGATGGTCATGCCGGGCGACAACGTCGCTCTGGGCGTGAAGCTGATCGCTCCGATCGCCATGGACATCGGTCAGCGCTTCACGATCCGTGAAGGCGGCCGTACCGTCGGCGCGGGCGTCGTCAGCTCGATCGACAAGTAAGTCTCGGGCGAAAGCCTGAAACTTGTTAAGAAAGGGCCGGCCCCGGCGACGGGGTCGGCCTTTTTCGTTTGCGATTTCCGGGACACGACACCCTCACCCTTCCGGCGCTACGCGCCTCCCTCCCTCTCCCGCCGGGAGAGGGAGGGGGCCCGCCCGCGCCAGCGGGTGGGAAGGGTGAGGGCGGTCCGACACCGTTCGCACTGAGCGAAGTCGAAGTGCACGCCCGGCGGTCGCTGTTTTCCCGTGGCCTTCGACTTCGCTCAGGCTGAACGGGGTTAGGGGTTTTCCGGATTGGGGGCTCTGGTTCCATCCCCCTCAACAAAAACCGCACCCACCCCTTGCGGCACCCCCGGCATATGCGTATAGGCACACGCCTTGAGGGAATCGGCTGGCACCGGGCACACCGGAGTCGGCCGTTTGCTTTTAGTGAGGGCAGGGGTGGTTTTCCGCTCTTGTCGTAACCCAGAGTTTGTTTCGGCCCAGGGTCGCCTTCACGGCGAACGGTCGAGTGCCCGGTCGGATAGCCGATCGCACTTGCCGCTCACCGCGATCGCAACCGGAAAGCCCGCTCTTTCGCATCGGTAGGGATCATGGACAGCAATATCCGCATTCGTCTGAAGGCGTTCGACCATCGCGTGCTCGATCAGGCGACCGGCGACATCGCCGACACCGCGCGCCGCACCGGCGCTCTTATCCGCGGTCCGATCCCGCTTCCGACGCGCATCGAGAAGTTCACGGTCAACCGTGGTCCGCACATCGACAAGAAGTCGCGCGAGCAGTTCGAGGTCCGCACCTACAAGCGGATGCTGGACATCGTGCAGCCGACCCCGCAGACCGTCGATGCGCTGATGAAGCTCGACCTCGCCGCAGGTGTTGATGTCGAGATCAAGCTGGCGTAAGAGAGCCGGCATTCCCGTGGTCGACGATTCCGTCCCACGGGATTTTGGCGTTTCTCCGGCCTGAAGCTACCGGAGAACGCGCCGAGGTCGCTCCCGCGATCCGGCACTCTTAAGGGATACCGCCCGGTGGTCTCGCGCAAGCGGGATGGTGCCGGGGCAGCGTCCCCCGTCTGACCGGTTCGCCGGTCGCCAGCCCGGGACGGGGGCTCGTTTCGCTTTAATCGGGCTGGATATGCCCCCCTTGAATGGTTCTTGGGGGCCTCTGTCGAGGAAGGAACAGGATCATGCGTACCGGCGTGATCGCGAAGAAGCTGGGGATGACCCGCCTGTTCCAGGACGATGGTCGGCACGTGCCGGTCACCGTCCTGGCGCTTGAAGGC
This genomic interval carries:
- the rpsJ gene encoding 30S ribosomal protein S10, translating into MDSNIRIRLKAFDHRVLDQATGDIADTARRTGALIRGPIPLPTRIEKFTVNRGPHIDKKSREQFEVRTYKRMLDIVQPTPQTVDALMKLDLAAGVDVEIKLA